In Macrobrachium rosenbergii isolate ZJJX-2024 chromosome 6, ASM4041242v1, whole genome shotgun sequence, a genomic segment contains:
- the LOC136839840 gene encoding uncharacterized protein, giving the protein MAISLALVLAMGTATSSTLAMASATSSTLAMAYGKKLDIGYGYNTGYGDKDDSSYRYGDSSSDDFGSNRGYRYEESYGGYGSNYNKFSSYGTDNKDDSYKSGYENKHDNYGFKQGSYGSAYENKYDGYESGALYEDRHEGYGDNYAQTSSSKWGSYGESSGYSQSYSKSDYTTSNSFDYEKEHNAWHNKYKEVNTKPHEAWHVKYSTGSNAYGNVNAGGATENLRQLARQADGSVADENEAADSDGVTNSSPEQSIVGYLKKRYVRNATAES; this is encoded by the coding sequence ATGGCGATAAGCTTGGCTCTGGTACTGGCTATGGGTACGGCGACAAGCTCGACACTGGCTATGGCTTCGGCGACAAGCTCAACACTGGCTATGGCTTATGGCAAAAAGCTCGACATTGGCTATGGTTACAACACTGGCTATGGTGACAAGGATGACTCGAGCTACCGCTATGGCGACAGCTCCAGTGACGACTTTGGCAGTAATCGTGGTTACAGATACGAGGAAAGTTATGGTGGGTATGGTTCTAATTACAACAAATTCAGCAGTTATGGTACAGATAACAAAGATGACTCGTATAAATCTGGCTATGAGAACAAGCATGACAATTACGGCTTCAAGCAAGGTAGCTACGGCTCTGCTTATGAAAATAAGTATGATGGTTACGAATCTGGTGCTTTGTACGAGGACAGACACGAAGGCTATGGAGACAATTACGCCCAAACATCTAGCAGTAAATGGGGAAGCTATGGAGAAAGCAGTGGGTACAGCCAGAGTTACTCAAAGTCAGACTACACCACAAGTAATTCgtttgattatgaaaaagaacATAACGCATGGCACAACAAGTACAAGGAAGTCAATACAAAACCTCATGAGGCTTGGCATGTGAAGTACAGCACGGGTTCAAATGCATATGGAAATGTTAATGCTGGAGGAGCTACTGAAAACCTCCGACAACTTGCAAGACAAGCTGACGGGTCTGTCGCAGATGAAAATGAGGCTGCGGACTCGGATGGAGTCACTAACAGTTCTCCAGAACAGAGCATAGTTGGATATCTGAAGAAAAGGTATGTGAGAAATGCTACTGCGGAAAGCTAA
- the LOC136839524 gene encoding uncharacterized protein, producing the protein MSFSMKIVLIWMVFGYLNSTKAFRYACPSNAWCVPSENCNDGSVVHAYNATDSSRLVEYVCGVISTEDYVCCAETGLFNISTDYTPSRTNWFYPKENVTVIRGLVVLPWPGHEATEVTVPDLKKPPPICPSYSVCVPPAVCPGASIRYSGALMGDIINFQYQCGHTWDTVSWTCCSVHIFINAIYEALNNAPVVAPRFAPGNINVEVIKHSPRIFDYSKTLGSLSGPRLATYSQTRKRREITASDLTDDAELENGIEVNDTIIVVSAALPFESAPENGTEFSGRSAEGTSSQSIPRPGVPSSCGKPIGQGIAAHQSTPYNADLTNAGLTREGQYPWHVALLTVNREYLCGGTIVADRHVITVAHCVDAYTAQALRVRVGDYDLTSNTESQPSYDVELTSIVFHPNYTKPTLKSDLAVLVLKFSVLSLPNVARVCFPGEGAASDKQECYVPGWGSVTPARQGSPRITNFHPVLKDSGLVLVGSDRCEQQLRKVKSLGVFFKLLPGVTCVKGLHQRDSCHGDGGSGLVCRTVAGEFVLQGLISWSAGCDRGLPTALVDVGFYADFILNVIRGVPFLGSTSFSDGTSSNNSRFGFNFQGASSQSSVYGTFQHSSFNSAQSSFGSAYQSSFSGSQQVSGSTQQSGALFGQYSSGNVQQTGNYAASSSSSTGQTEQSYQGGYASTSQGINTNINTNQNTNTYGGAQGSTSGVLRGPLMEALRGPLMEALRGPLMEALRGPLMGALRGPLMGALRGHLWSTQGATYGSTQGATYGSTQGATYGSTQGATYGSTQGATYGSTQGANFGSTQGVVYGSTQGAILEAPRGHFMELLRGCVWELPSGGHYGNAQGPPYGNAQGPPMECSGATYGNVQGPPMELLKELRMELLTELLMELLKELRMELLKELLTELVKELLTELLKELLMELVKELLMEVLKELFMEALREQFMEALKELLTAALKGPVMEVLKEEFTGALMAKLNIVVDRTMDRTTQVKGMATKTSLIQDTIEVVLTRDMQLGESMVIKILSRVTEVCIILRNMKTLVDIDQKANLKMSMTHKSSWINIITKNLNTKLISRETFMMVFQVLMMGTPMVITKVDTMRHILILLKNTLGSMIKISTMGTDIKDTMTLVMITSSTLVMVMATSLTTAMAMMTS; encoded by the exons ATGTCCTTCAGCATGAAG ATCGTTCTGATATGGATGGTGTTTGGGTACTTAAATTCGACCAAAGCCTTTAGGTATGCTTGCCCTTCAAATGCATGGTGTGTCCCGAGCGAAAACTGCAATGATGGCTCAGTGGTACATGCATATAATGCGACAGATTCAAGTCGGTTAGTGGAG TATGTGTGTGGTGTAATCAGCACAGAGGATTACGTGTGTTGTGCAGAGACGGGACTTTTTAACATCTCAACAGATTACACTCCTTCCAGGACGAACTGGTTTTATCCAAAAGAA AACGTGACAGTCATACGAGGATTAGTGGTACTACCGTGGCCTGGACATGAGGCGACAGAAGTGACTGTTCCGGATCTCAAGAAGCCACCGCCCATTTGCCCAAGCTACAGTGTGTGCGTTCCTCCAGCTGTATGTCCAGGAGCATCTATTCGTTACAGTGGGGCCCTCATGGGAGATATAATTAAT TTTCAGTATCAGTGTGGACACACCTGGGATACGGTTTCATGGACCTGTTGCTCAGTTCACATATTCATCAATGCCATATATGAAGCCCTGAACAATGCTCCTGTTGTGGCACCCCGATTCGCAC cTGGCAATATAAACGTAGAAGTAATAAAACACAGCCCAAGAATATTTGATTACAGCAAAACACTCGGCTCCCTTTCTGGTCCAC GTCTCGCCACCTATTCACAAACTCGGAAGCGACGAGAAATCACTGCCA GTGACTTAACAGACGACGCCGAATTAGAAAACGGGATTGAAGTTAACG ACACCATTATAGTAGTATCTGCCGCATTACCATTTGAGTCGGCTCCAGAAAATGGCACTGAATTCAGCGGTCGTTCAGCAGAAGGCACATCATCTCAGTCTATCCCAAGACCAGGC GTTCCTTCATCGTGCGGGAAACCCATTGGTCAAGGAATCGCTGCTCATCAGTCCACGCCGTACAACGCGGATCTTACCAATGCAGGCTTAACCAGAGAAGGACAATATCCGTGGCAC GTTGCATTACTGACAGTCAACAGGGAATACTTGTGTGGCGGAACAATTGTTGCGGATAGACATGTTATAACTGTGGCGCACTGCGTAGATGCG TACACTGCGCAGGCGTTAAGGGTAAGAGTCGGAGATTACGACCTGACGAGCAACACGGAGAGTCAGCCGTCTTACGATGTTGAACTCACAAGTATTGTTTTCCATCCCA ATTATACCAAACCTACCCTTAAGTCAGACCTGGCTGTCTTGGTTTTGAAGTTTTCAGTCCTGTCACTTCCGAATGTTGCCCGAGTATGTTTCCCAGGGGAAGGAGCGGCGTCAGATAAACAGGAATGCTATGTTCCCGGCTGGGGATCGGTCACACCAGCCAGG CAAGGCTCTCCCAGAATCACAAATTTCCATCCAGTTTTAAAGGACTCCGGCCTGGTGCTTGTGGGATCAGACAGATGCGAGCAACAGCTAAGGAAAGTGAAATCATTAGGAGTGTTCTTCAAGCTGTTACCAGGAGTTACTTGTGTCAAAGGTCTTCATCAGAGAGATTCTTGCCAT GGAGATGGTGGAAGTGGTTTGGTTTGCAGGACTGTTGCTGGAGAGTTTGTTTTGCAAG GTCTGATATCGTGGAGTGCTGGATGCGACAGAGGCCTTCCAACTGCTTTAGTTGATGTTGGCTTCTATGCAGATTTCATCTTGAATGTCATTAGAGGGGTACCTTTCTTAGGTTCGACATCATTCAGTGATGGTACATCTTCAAATAATTCGAGATTTGGTTTTAATTTCCAAGGTGCTTCAAGTCAGTCCAGTGTCTATGGTACCTTTCAACATTCCTCATTCAACAGTGCACAGTCCTCATTCGGCAGTGCTTATCAGAGCTCGTTTAGTGGTAGCCAACAAGTTAGTGGCAGTACGCAACAAAGTGGTGCATTGTTTGGTCAGTATTCTAGTGGTAATGTACAGCAAACTGGGAATTATGCTGCCAGTAGTAGTTCAAGTACAGGACAAACTGAACAAAGTTATCAAGGTGGTTATGCCTCAACCAGTCAaggtataaacacaaacataaacacaaatcaGAATACTAACACTTATGGAGGTGCTCAAGGGAGCACTTCAGGGGTACTCAGGGGGCCACTTATGGAAGCACTCAGGGGGCCACTTATGGAAGCACTCAGGGGGCCACTTATGGAAGCACTCAGGGGGCCACTTATGGGAGCACTCAGGGGGCCACTTATGGGAGCACTCAGGGGCCACTTATGGAGCACTCAGGGGGCCACTTATGGAAGCACTCAGGGGGCCACTTATGGGAGCACTCAGGGGGCCACTTATGGGAGCACTCAGGGGGCCACTTATGGGAGCACTCAGGGGGCCACTTATGGGAGCACTCAGGGGGCCAATTTTGGGAGCACTCAGGG GGTCGTTTATGGAAGCACTCAGGGGGCAATTTTGGAAGCCCCCAGGGGCCACTTTATGGAACTGCTCAGGGGCTGCGTTTGGGAACTGCCCTCAGGGGGCCACTACGGGAACGCTCAGGGGCCACCTTATGGGAATGCTCAGGGGCCACCTATGGAATGTTCAGGGGCCACTTACGGGAATGTTCAGGGGCCACCTATGGAACTGCTCAAGGAACTACGTATGGAACTGCTCACGGAACTACTTATGGAACTGCTCAAGGAACTACGTATGGAACTGCTCAAGGAACTACTTACGGAACTGGTCAAGGAACTACTTACGGAACTGCTCAAGGAACTACTTATGGAACTGGTCAAGGAACTACTTATGGAAGTGTTGAAGGAACTGTTTATGGAAGCGCTCAGGGAACAGTTTATGGAAGCGCTCAAGGAACTGCTTACAGCAGCACTCAAGGGACCAGTTATGGAAGTACTCAAGGAGGAATTTACGGGGGCACTTATGGCCAAACTAAATATAGTAGTGGACAGGACTATGGACAGGACTACCCAAGTCAAAGGTATGGCTACAAAGACCAGTTTGATTCAGGATACCATAGAGGTGGTTTTGACTCGGGATATGCAATTGGGGGAGAGtatggtaataaaaatattgagcAGAGTTACGGAAGTTTGTATAATActgagaaatatgaaaactttGGTGGATATAGATCAAAAGGCAAATTTAAAGATGAGTATGACCCACAAGAGCTCGTGGAtaaacataattacaaaaaactTAAACACGAAGCTAATATCAAGAGAGACTTTTATGATGGTTTTTCAGGTGCTTATGATGGGTACCCCAATGGTGATCACAAAGGTAGATACGATGAGGCATATTTTGATACTTTTGAAGAATACCTTGGGAAGTATGATAAAGATCTCCACCATGGGAACAGATATAAAGGATACAATGACTTTGGTTATGATAACAAGTTCAACACTGGTTATGGTTATGGCAACAAGCCTGACAACGGCTATGGCTATGATGACCAGCTAG